One region of Nycticebus coucang isolate mNycCou1 chromosome 10, mNycCou1.pri, whole genome shotgun sequence genomic DNA includes:
- the SERPINC1 gene encoding antithrombin-III — protein sequence MYSSGMGTVAAGKRKVCLLPLLLIGLWGCVACYGIPVEDICIAKPRDIPVNPMCIYRSPEKKATEGEGSEQKIPEATNRRVWELSKANSRFATTFYQHLADFKNDNDNIFLSPLSISTAFAMTKLGACNNTLKQLMEVFKFDTISEKTSDQIHFFFAKLNCRLYRKANKSSKLVSANRLFGEKSLAFNETYQDISEVVYGAKLQPLDFKENAERSRVTINEWIANKTEGRITDVIPAKAIDELTLLVLVNTIYFKGLWKSKFSPENTREELFYKADGETCSASMMYQESKFRYRRVAEGTQVLELPFKGDDITMVLVLPKPEKSLAKVEQELSPELLQEWLDALEEVMLVVHMPRFRIEDGFSLKEQLQDMGLVDLFNPAKSQLPGIVAEGRNDLYVSDAFHKAFLEVNEEGSEAAASTAVVIAGRSLNPNRVTFKANRPFLVFIREVPLNTIIFMGRVANPCVN from the exons GAAGGTGTGTCTTCTCCCCTTGCTGCTCATTGGCCTCTGGGGCTGTGTGGCCTGTTATGGGATCCCTGTGGAAGACATCTGCATAGCCAAACCCCGGGACATTCCTGTGAATCCCATGTGCATTTACCGCTCCCCAGAGAAGAAGGCAACCGAGGGTGAGGGCTCAGAGCAGAAGATCCCTGAGGCCACCAACCGGCGGGTCTGGGAACTATCCAAGGCCAATTCCCGCTTTGCCACCACCTTCTATCAGCACTTGGCAGACTTCAAGAATGACAACGACAACATTTTCCTGTCACCCCTGAGTATCTCTACGGCTTTTGCTATGACCAAGCTGGGTGCCTGTAACAACACCCTCAAGCAGCTGATGGAG GTATTTAAATTTGATACCATATCTGAGAAAACATCTGATCAGATCCATTTCTTCTTTGCCAAACTGAACTGCCGACTCTATAGAAAAGCCAACAAATCCTCCAAGTTGGTATCAGCAAACCGCCTTTTTGGAGAAAAATCCCTTGCCTTCAATGAGACCTACCAGGACATCAGTGAGGTGGTGTATGGAGCCAAGCTCCAACCCCTAGACTTCAAG GAAAATGCAGAGCGGTCCAGAGTGACCATCAATGAATGGATAGCCAATAAGACCGAAGGCCGTATCACTGATGTCATTCCTGCAAAAGCCATCGACGAACTCACTCTTCTGGTGTTGGTGAACACCATTTACTTCAAG GGCCTGTGGAAGTCAAAGTTCAGCCCTGAGAACACGAGGGAGGAACTGTTCTACAAGGCTGATGGGGAGACGTGCTCAGCGTCCATGATGTACCAGGAAAGCAAGTTCCGCTACCGGCGCGTGGCCGAAGGCACCCAGGTGCTGGAGTTGCCCTTCAAAGGTGATGACATCACCATGGTGCTTGTCCTGCCCAAGCCTGAGAAGAGCCTGGCCAAGGTGGAGCAGGAACTCAGCCCAGAGCTGCTGCAGGAGTGGCTGGATGCCCTGGAGGAGGTGATGCTGGTGGTCCACATGCCCCGCTTCCGCATTGAGGATGGCTTCAGTTTGAAGGAGCAGCTGCAAGACATGGGCCTTGTCGATCTTTTCAACCCTGCAAAGTCCCAACTCCCAG GTATTGTTGCAGAAGGCAGGAACGATCTCTACGTCTCTGACGCATTCCATAAAGCATTCCTGGAG GTAAATGAAGAAGGCAGTGAAGCAGCAGCGAGTACTGCCGTCGTGATTGCTGGCCGTTCCCTGAACCCCAACAGAGTGACCTTCAAGGCCAACAGGCCCTTCCTGGTTTTTATAAGGGAAGTTCCTCTGAACACTATTATCTTCATGGGCAGAGTGGCTAACCCTTGTGTTAACTAA